The Bacillus oleivorans sequence TATTTTGGGTTATCGGTCTAAAACATGCAAATGGTTTTTGGACCTGGACAGGAACAGGCATCTCGATTTTTATAAGTTTCTATTTAATAATAATGGCTAGCCGGAAACTTCCGGTCGGGACTGTATATGCAGTGTTTGTAGGATTGGGGACAGCAGGAACAGTCATATCTGAAATCATATTTTTTGGAGAACCAATCAAAATGGAAAAAATTATTTTGATTTTACTATTACTAGCTGGTGTTATTGGATTGAAGTTAATAACAAAAGACGATATGGAGGAAGGAGTTGAGTCCTAATGGCCTGGGTATCATTAATCATAGCAGGATTATGTGAAGCATTTGGTGTTTTATCCATTAATAAATGGATTAACAGTCGTAATTGGAAATCCTTATTATTAATAATTCTCGGATTTGGAGCTAGTTTTCTATTTCTTGCTTATGCAATGAAAACTCTGCCTATGGGGACAGCTTATGCAATATGGACAGGAATTGGCTCATCTGGCGGAGCAATATTAGGCATCATATTTTACGGTGAATCAAAAGAATGGAGAAGAATTGCATGTATTGTAACTATTTTAGGTGCGGCAATTGGACTAAAACTCGTTTCGTAAAATAATTATTTTAATGCGAGTCAAAACAAAAGAAGTAGCGGACCGCCTAGCTGAAGAGGAGGTGGTACGTTTATATCAACATCAAACTAGCAGTTCACTACGGTATATAGTTGCTAAGATCAGCTGTTCAATGCACCTAATCTCATTATTATCTTAATCCAAAATATAATTTAAAGATACATTGAATCAACCTTGACAAGATAGTATTTAATAATGATTAATAACCATAATAATATTATGTAAACAGTGCGGAAGCCTATATTTTCAA is a genomic window containing:
- a CDS encoding DMT family transporter — encoded protein: MNANWLKVFIGAFFEVFWVIGLKHANGFWTWTGTGISIFISFYLIIMASRKLPVGTVYAVFVGLGTAGTVISEIIFFGEPIKMEKIILILLLLAGVIGLKLITKDDMEEGVES
- a CDS encoding DMT family transporter; the encoded protein is MAWVSLIIAGLCEAFGVLSINKWINSRNWKSLLLIILGFGASFLFLAYAMKTLPMGTAYAIWTGIGSSGGAILGIIFYGESKEWRRIACIVTILGAAIGLKLVS